The following coding sequences are from one Fibrobacter sp. UWH6 window:
- the sprA gene encoding cell surface protein SprA, whose translation MSISDLKYWFYALGVALTAGFAWSQSDSMSVVSAADAEVGEVDPAETEWQPTMQYMELPPSVTPLSGMTPFGGIGSSPRLMNTMKGQVFTHDVDVATREMDISEKHVNAASRDTTVLWSAHYPELTDYVNDMYLAGRKNLWLNGLVGQANEGYETPETGSVFDITVPVTMPAWMRDFGLDKPKLMLQGTMDIRLKGYGEKDDAEGSTYTSLWPSPTLNYTPNFMVKGKIGPYITVEINNVEEGLGTKNQVRVVYEESYKDEFEDYILQRVEAGTTNLALTGTELTGYSENHQGLFGIKADWKLGDWRLTTIASQDGGEQEEYTLKASESTSEFQILDKQFIAYRYYFLNHGARKAYVKNAIHGKTTSDYPAAKNLQLYKRGNITTFSNSTKDVIDNVTAVYRTPDGKVIEKKVDRLIALDPKTDFTYDSKTGILKVNGVSRNTLIAASWSDDSSGRGNTSDVKNGSKVILVQWDAALPELTDIDKLMLRNVYSVGISDASASSYVLRMKNKSGIAGNYLKTLGLVDDKTGSPLVNDATIFKKNESGTYTGEMWLPCKTTSDTTVKSESRLMDNCLEPLRWVDSSAAMAQMYSLPVYNLSRYTSKFYFETVGKRRSSTLSVRDPSSSYSVNGSSCMDISPGSEKVTAGSTTLIRGTDYEVNYELGQIELLSERALDPNKEIKVSYECEPLFEIDNKLLLGARAELPLDLYGLGAGSVLGITALYKSQSTTAEVPTLGNEPYSSVLLGMNLRLQDTVNALTELVDAIPGINATAPSSWRFEAEIAASHHNANTSENQSALVEDFEATTSGLTYPLSRLSWYQASPPGGTDRSIFTYIPELDYRHQGEFIWHSNNTELYKNIYPAVGNSDVDNQHLTVLKMTLRPNDNLMGNSWGGVMRPNSAYYQDMSDLKYVEVVARGNVGSIYLDLGLVSEDLSINGDRPNEKYDGENDLGTTTALHDKGLDNATGADEVRYVWKCSNAGCESREVKADAGSTDIARDDYDDDLEDLSDPPVNINGTENNSGERSYDTEDINKNGALDTDISFVRYRIDLSDTLKAHFEELKNGWRKWRIPLNQYDTIVSSTGSDYLSILSGAQYSRLWMGSLNKGVAEAKVQIVHLAVVGNAWEETTVADLYRTSTNENSQIVEINGVETQVSEVTSARDTTYIKVSTINNRENSDKYSKSPNTATERDSDTNAPLKETALVLDYHNMQPGQEVGVTRIFETDKKDFSSYKSVKMEIHYAAKDNTGDVRFAIQFGEGSLEGSSDYYEWSFKPVKLECSSTVCHDDNWLDNAFSMNVADFSDLKRGRTPPFVTAVEKKLKPKSGERDREEKIRLVGNPSITSIDWMRFVIIADSSSDASSFEGTFWVDDLRLSDMDTDWGYAGRVGGQVNFSDFISLSGTVRYQDGNFATLSTSNGSPKPKVSEAASQLDVASDFTMNLNKFLDDSAGFHIPLSLGYHSTTKRPYMKPTDDMMLNHSSFVEMTGDMFQQQLEVDPSDEQQLRDEGESKGYQSYVREKTIGISYRKDYKAHESKFGEVMSQIFLDRPAFSYSYTESEGRSTTSADSTYSYHTILEYKLGTFSLFKFKPMEGLSDISWLKELSKTEFEPWPQTFDLTLFDLNYVRYVNQARDPDYVDPQVDKVVTYTTELNHKLNMRWNIFSFLTTSYSLNIKRDMYGGGDREAFVKKNFFTSRDGGLFASDYVFDFDHTDRKVYISSDSVLVIPYDTIPRPKLSADGDTLGEDWVVDMQNPDSYEILYDSTRFYKVDSVGHREYGRSYGILRNERARSQQFRIGFNPRLIPFIPFTTNFTSDFSQQKTIPDDFSFRDETMIEKNYWTISQTNRFEFSPTFRILDLAQSFGKENAVASALEKIKWREIRFNWTASTNTVGENFTLSQLYEDQGVTPLQYYLYGLGLGNGYRNRGLYNIVTGDMGLDHRDDFRRFAQYRNHEVDTLVYQGNFRHAVSRQFQVGTGITLPIWDIGVTGDLQWKEDFSQSREYPLYIDTTTLWPKIGVGVTVPNFAQRVSFLNDFKSVSTSHRFDYSYTTTVHPFQSAEDSWSQTLNFNPLVKITFLLQNNMRIENAVRMKIESTDRRPKEEVVSCTSWAPENQDCSGGSSRDTTDYFWETPWIHTALYNDFAFNIGDDFTVTYPLKLDKVLKIWKWFYKFKNSIDLKFTAGYDYKKTIRKEYVPNEGYDMWAPESGTSDGVFRQWSYVAPTTGTEETLTVYNPKLHLEERRVPSRTHEWFLRPAASYQFNKMASMSSYVEYRQIHEKLDDETPHLRQILQFEIALMLRFN comes from the coding sequence GTGTCTATTTCTGATTTGAAATACTGGTTTTATGCTTTAGGTGTTGCTCTGACGGCGGGTTTTGCCTGGTCTCAGAGTGATTCCATGTCTGTTGTTTCTGCGGCGGATGCCGAGGTTGGCGAGGTTGATCCTGCAGAAACCGAGTGGCAGCCTACCATGCAGTATATGGAGTTGCCCCCGTCCGTGACACCTTTGAGCGGTATGACGCCTTTTGGCGGAATCGGTTCTTCTCCCCGTTTGATGAATACCATGAAGGGGCAGGTGTTCACCCACGATGTGGATGTGGCAACCCGTGAAATGGACATTTCCGAGAAGCATGTGAATGCCGCTTCCCGAGATACCACCGTGCTCTGGTCGGCACATTATCCGGAATTGACGGATTACGTGAACGACATGTATTTGGCAGGCCGTAAGAATTTATGGTTGAACGGTCTGGTGGGGCAAGCTAACGAAGGGTACGAGACTCCGGAGACGGGTTCCGTTTTCGACATTACGGTCCCGGTGACTATGCCGGCCTGGATGCGCGATTTTGGTCTGGATAAGCCTAAGCTGATGCTTCAGGGTACCATGGATATCCGACTGAAGGGATACGGTGAAAAGGATGATGCCGAAGGTAGTACTTATACCAGCCTCTGGCCCAGCCCCACGCTGAACTATACTCCCAACTTTATGGTGAAGGGCAAGATCGGCCCTTACATTACCGTCGAAATCAATAACGTTGAAGAAGGCCTTGGTACCAAGAACCAGGTGCGCGTGGTGTACGAAGAATCCTATAAGGATGAATTCGAGGACTACATCTTGCAGCGTGTGGAAGCGGGTACCACGAACCTGGCCCTGACCGGTACGGAACTGACGGGTTATTCGGAAAACCATCAGGGCCTCTTTGGTATCAAGGCGGACTGGAAGCTGGGCGACTGGCGCCTGACTACCATTGCATCCCAGGATGGTGGTGAACAGGAAGAATATACCTTGAAGGCTAGCGAGTCTACGTCTGAATTCCAGATTCTGGATAAGCAGTTCATTGCCTACCGTTATTATTTCTTGAACCATGGTGCCAGGAAGGCTTACGTTAAGAACGCCATTCATGGTAAGACTACGTCTGACTATCCTGCCGCAAAGAACTTGCAGCTCTATAAGCGCGGAAACATCACCACTTTCAGCAATTCTACAAAGGATGTAATCGATAATGTAACGGCGGTCTATAGGACTCCCGATGGCAAGGTTATCGAGAAGAAGGTGGACCGCCTGATCGCCCTGGACCCCAAGACGGACTTTACCTACGATAGCAAGACCGGTATCTTGAAGGTTAACGGTGTCAGCCGCAATACCTTGATTGCCGCAAGCTGGAGCGACGATAGTTCTGGCCGTGGAAATACGTCTGACGTCAAGAACGGATCCAAGGTAATCTTGGTGCAGTGGGATGCGGCTCTGCCGGAACTGACGGACATCGACAAGTTGATGCTCCGTAACGTGTACTCTGTGGGTATTTCTGACGCCAGTGCCTCCAGCTATGTGCTGCGCATGAAGAATAAGTCTGGCATTGCCGGCAACTATCTTAAGACCCTGGGCCTTGTGGATGATAAGACCGGAAGCCCTCTGGTTAACGACGCAACCATCTTCAAGAAGAATGAATCCGGTACCTACACCGGTGAAATGTGGCTTCCCTGTAAGACCACTTCTGATACGACGGTAAAGTCTGAATCCAGATTGATGGATAACTGTCTTGAACCTCTCCGCTGGGTGGACTCCTCGGCGGCTATGGCCCAGATGTATTCCTTGCCGGTCTACAACCTTTCCCGCTACACCAGCAAGTTCTATTTCGAAACTGTGGGCAAGCGCCGCAGTTCAACGCTTAGCGTTCGTGATCCCAGCTCCAGCTATTCTGTGAATGGTAGTTCCTGTATGGATATTTCTCCGGGCTCCGAAAAGGTGACCGCAGGTTCTACGACTCTTATCCGTGGTACCGACTACGAGGTAAACTACGAACTGGGGCAGATTGAACTTTTGAGTGAACGCGCTCTTGACCCGAATAAGGAAATCAAGGTCAGCTACGAATGCGAACCGCTCTTTGAAATCGACAACAAGCTGTTGCTGGGTGCCCGTGCTGAACTGCCTTTGGACTTGTATGGCCTGGGTGCAGGATCTGTTTTGGGTATTACCGCCCTGTACAAGAGTCAGAGCACCACGGCTGAAGTGCCGACCTTGGGTAACGAACCTTACTCCAGCGTATTGCTGGGTATGAACCTGCGCTTGCAGGATACCGTAAACGCCTTGACTGAACTGGTGGACGCCATTCCGGGAATCAATGCTACTGCTCCGTCTTCCTGGCGCTTTGAAGCTGAAATTGCCGCAAGCCATCATAATGCAAATACTAGCGAGAACCAGTCTGCCTTGGTGGAAGACTTTGAAGCCACCACCTCTGGCTTGACTTACCCGCTGTCTAGGCTTTCCTGGTATCAGGCTTCTCCTCCTGGTGGTACGGACCGCTCCATCTTTACATACATCCCGGAGCTGGATTACAGACATCAGGGTGAATTCATCTGGCATAGCAACAATACGGAACTGTACAAGAACATCTACCCGGCTGTGGGTAATTCCGATGTGGACAATCAGCACTTGACCGTGCTGAAGATGACGCTTCGCCCCAATGACAACCTGATGGGAAATTCCTGGGGTGGTGTCATGCGCCCCAACAGCGCCTACTATCAGGATATGAGTGACCTGAAGTATGTCGAAGTGGTGGCTCGTGGTAACGTGGGATCTATTTACCTGGACCTTGGTCTTGTTAGCGAAGACTTGTCTATTAACGGTGATCGTCCTAACGAAAAGTATGATGGTGAAAATGACCTGGGTACGACTACGGCCCTGCACGACAAGGGTCTGGACAACGCTACTGGCGCCGATGAAGTCCGCTATGTGTGGAAGTGCAGTAATGCCGGCTGTGAATCCAGGGAAGTGAAGGCGGATGCCGGTTCTACGGATATCGCTCGCGATGATTACGATGATGACCTGGAAGATCTTAGCGATCCTCCGGTAAACATTAACGGTACCGAAAACAACTCCGGTGAACGCAGCTACGATACCGAAGACATTAACAAGAACGGCGCCCTGGATACGGACATTAGCTTTGTTCGTTATCGTATCGACCTTTCTGATACGCTGAAGGCTCATTTCGAGGAATTGAAGAACGGCTGGCGCAAGTGGCGCATCCCGCTGAACCAGTATGATACCATCGTGTCTTCTACAGGTAGCGATTATCTGTCGATCTTGTCGGGCGCTCAGTATTCTCGACTCTGGATGGGTTCCTTGAACAAGGGTGTGGCCGAAGCCAAGGTCCAGATTGTTCATCTTGCCGTTGTGGGTAATGCCTGGGAAGAAACAACCGTTGCCGACCTGTATCGCACTTCGACTAACGAAAATTCCCAGATTGTAGAAATCAATGGCGTTGAAACTCAGGTGAGCGAAGTGACCTCTGCAAGGGATACCACCTACATCAAGGTTTCTACAATCAATAACCGCGAAAACTCCGACAAGTATTCCAAGTCTCCCAATACGGCGACGGAACGTGATTCCGATACAAACGCTCCCTTGAAGGAAACGGCACTTGTCCTGGATTACCATAATATGCAGCCGGGTCAGGAAGTGGGCGTGACCCGCATCTTCGAGACGGACAAGAAGGACTTCTCCAGCTATAAGTCGGTGAAGATGGAAATCCATTATGCCGCGAAGGACAATACGGGTGACGTCCGATTTGCCATTCAGTTCGGTGAAGGCTCGCTGGAAGGTTCAAGCGATTACTACGAATGGAGCTTCAAGCCGGTTAAGCTGGAATGTAGCTCTACCGTATGCCACGATGACAACTGGCTCGACAACGCCTTCTCTATGAATGTGGCTGATTTCTCTGACTTGAAGCGTGGCCGTACTCCGCCGTTTGTAACCGCTGTCGAAAAGAAGCTGAAGCCGAAGAGTGGCGAAAGAGACCGCGAAGAAAAAATCCGCCTGGTGGGTAATCCGTCTATTACCAGCATTGACTGGATGCGCTTTGTGATTATTGCGGATTCCAGCAGCGACGCCTCTAGTTTTGAAGGTACCTTCTGGGTAGACGACTTGCGCCTTTCCGATATGGATACGGATTGGGGTTATGCAGGCCGTGTTGGCGGTCAGGTGAACTTCTCTGACTTCATCTCCCTTTCTGGAACGGTCCGTTATCAGGATGGAAACTTTGCTACCCTTTCTACTTCTAATGGCTCTCCTAAGCCCAAGGTTTCTGAAGCCGCTTCTCAGCTGGATGTGGCCAGTGACTTTACCATGAATTTGAACAAGTTCCTGGATGATAGCGCCGGCTTCCATATTCCGCTTTCTTTGGGATACCATAGCACTACGAAGCGCCCCTACATGAAGCCTACTGATGACATGATGCTGAACCACAGCAGCTTTGTCGAAATGACAGGCGATATGTTCCAGCAGCAGCTCGAAGTGGATCCCAGTGATGAACAGCAGCTTCGTGACGAAGGTGAATCAAAGGGCTACCAGTCTTACGTTCGCGAAAAGACCATCGGTATCAGCTACCGCAAGGACTACAAGGCTCACGAATCCAAGTTCGGTGAAGTGATGTCCCAGATTTTCCTGGACCGCCCTGCGTTCAGTTATTCCTATACTGAATCTGAAGGCCGTTCCACAACCAGTGCCGACTCCACTTATTCGTACCATACGATTCTTGAATATAAGTTGGGTACGTTTAGCCTCTTTAAGTTTAAGCCGATGGAAGGCCTGTCTGACATCTCCTGGCTCAAGGAACTTTCCAAGACTGAATTTGAACCTTGGCCGCAGACTTTCGACTTGACCCTGTTCGACTTGAACTATGTGCGTTATGTGAACCAGGCTCGTGATCCGGATTATGTGGATCCCCAGGTAGACAAGGTGGTTACCTATACCACGGAATTGAACCACAAGCTGAACATGCGCTGGAATATTTTCTCGTTCTTGACTACCAGCTATTCCTTGAACATCAAGCGTGATATGTATGGTGGTGGCGACCGTGAAGCCTTTGTAAAGAAGAACTTCTTTACTTCAAGAGACGGCGGCCTCTTTGCCAGCGATTATGTCTTTGATTTCGATCATACTGATCGCAAGGTCTACATTTCTTCTGATAGTGTGCTTGTCATTCCTTACGACACCATTCCTAGACCGAAGCTTTCTGCCGATGGCGATACCTTGGGTGAGGACTGGGTGGTCGATATGCAGAATCCCGACTCCTATGAAATCCTGTATGATAGCACCCGCTTCTACAAGGTGGATAGTGTGGGCCACAGGGAATATGGCCGTTCCTATGGTATTCTTCGTAACGAACGTGCTCGTAGTCAGCAGTTTAGAATCGGCTTTAACCCCAGGCTGATTCCCTTCATTCCGTTTACCACGAATTTCACCTCTGACTTTAGCCAGCAGAAAACGATTCCCGATGATTTCTCCTTTAGGGATGAAACCATGATCGAAAAGAACTACTGGACTATTTCTCAGACCAACCGATTCGAATTTTCTCCCACCTTCAGGATTTTGGATTTGGCTCAGAGCTTTGGCAAGGAAAATGCCGTGGCCAGCGCCCTGGAAAAGATCAAGTGGCGTGAAATTCGTTTCAACTGGACTGCAAGCACAAACACCGTGGGTGAAAACTTCACCTTGTCTCAGCTTTATGAAGATCAGGGTGTGACTCCGCTGCAGTATTATCTGTACGGTCTCGGTCTTGGCAATGGCTATAGGAACCGCGGACTCTACAATATCGTAACTGGCGACATGGGACTTGACCATCGCGATGATTTCCGCAGGTTTGCCCAGTATCGTAACCATGAAGTGGATACTCTGGTTTATCAGGGGAACTTTAGACATGCCGTTTCCCGCCAGTTCCAGGTGGGTACGGGAATTACCTTGCCGATTTGGGATATCGGTGTGACGGGCGATTTGCAGTGGAAGGAAGATTTCTCCCAGTCTCGTGAATACCCGCTGTATATCGATACCACCACGTTGTGGCCGAAGATTGGTGTCGGTGTGACTGTTCCCAACTTCGCCCAGAGAGTTTCGTTCCTGAATGATTTCAAGAGTGTTTCTACATCTCATCGTTTCGACTACTCCTACACAACGACGGTTCATCCGTTCCAGAGTGCAGAAGATTCCTGGAGTCAGACGCTTAACTTCAATCCGCTGGTCAAGATTACCTTCTTGCTCCAGAACAATATGCGTATCGAAAATGCGGTCCGCATGAAGATTGAGAGCACGGATCGTCGCCCCAAGGAAGAAGTGGTCAGCTGTACCAGCTGGGCTCCTGAAAATCAGGATTGCAGTGGTGGGAGCTCTCGCGATACGACGGACTATTTCTGGGAAACGCCCTGGATTCATACGGCCCTGTATAACGACTTCGCCTTCAATATTGGTGATGACTTTACCGTTACCTATCCTCTTAAGCTAGACAAGGTTCTTAAGATCTGGAAGTGGTTCTACAAGTTCAAGAATTCTATCGACTTGAAGTTCACCGCAGGTTACGACTACAAGAAGACTATTCGTAAGGAATACGTTCCCAACGAAGGTTATGACATGTGGGCTCCCGAAAGCGGTACTTCTGATGGTGTCTTTAGACAGTGGTCTTATGTGGCTCCCACGACAGGAACTGAAGAGACTCTGACGGTGTATAATCCGAAGCTTCATCTGGAAGAACGTAGGGTTCCCTCAAGAACACACGAATGGTTCCTGCGTCCTGCAGCCAGCTATCAGTTCAATAAGATGGCCTCTATGAGTTCTTACGTCGAGTACCGCCAGATTCATGAAAAGCTGGATGACGAAACTCCTCACCTGCGTCAGATTCTGCAGTTTGAAATTGCGCTGATGCTGCGATTCAATTAA
- a CDS encoding acyl-CoA carboxylase subunit beta yields MWNEKHLNRLNEYLSQAQAAGGAARIDKQHQSGKYTARERMEMLFDAGTFVEVGALRKSSNRVLKESKVILGDGVVTGYGKVNGRLVFASSQDFTVGGGALGQCHAEKICRVMDMAVEAGCPFVAMNDSGGARIDEGVFSLAGYSAIMARNVWASGVIPQIAVIMGPCAGGACYSPALSDFIFMTQSTSQMFLTGPAVVKQVMGENITAAELGGAPVHTAKSGVAHFMFEDDVKTLEGVRKLLSYLPQGNKCKPVPAAEQLEEKADEKGIKKLFKKFLNKQEATCETAEDKSATIQDIVPDNYKQAYDVSAVIAAFADADSFFEVQKDWGKNVVIGFARLNGEVIGIVANQPKVLAGSLDVDGSSKAGRFVRFCDAFNIPLLALVDVPGYMPGSKQEYSGIIRHGAKLLYAFAEATVPKVTLILRKAFGGAYIAMNSKDVGADYVFALPIAQVAVMGAEGAVEIINKKEITAAPDPVAARAACIAKYEDELMNPYVAAAMGVVDEVIKPEDVRKRLVGAFDALKTKDQKRLWKKHANIPL; encoded by the coding sequence ATGTGGAACGAAAAACATCTTAACAGACTGAATGAGTACCTGAGCCAGGCTCAGGCTGCTGGTGGCGCTGCCCGTATCGATAAGCAGCACCAGTCCGGCAAGTATACTGCTCGCGAACGCATGGAAATGCTGTTCGATGCAGGCACTTTCGTGGAAGTTGGCGCTCTCCGCAAGTCCAGCAACCGCGTTCTCAAGGAAAGCAAGGTCATCCTGGGTGATGGCGTCGTTACCGGTTACGGCAAGGTGAATGGCCGTCTGGTGTTCGCTTCTTCTCAGGACTTTACCGTTGGTGGTGGCGCTCTCGGTCAGTGCCATGCCGAAAAGATTTGCCGCGTCATGGACATGGCTGTTGAAGCCGGTTGCCCGTTCGTTGCTATGAACGACTCTGGTGGAGCTCGTATTGACGAAGGCGTGTTCTCCCTGGCTGGCTATAGCGCTATCATGGCTCGTAACGTTTGGGCTTCTGGTGTTATTCCCCAGATCGCCGTGATTATGGGCCCCTGTGCTGGTGGTGCCTGCTATTCTCCGGCTCTGTCTGACTTCATCTTCATGACTCAGTCCACTTCCCAGATGTTCCTCACTGGCCCCGCTGTGGTTAAGCAGGTCATGGGCGAAAACATCACCGCTGCCGAACTGGGTGGCGCTCCGGTGCATACCGCAAAGTCCGGTGTGGCTCACTTCATGTTCGAAGATGACGTAAAGACTTTGGAAGGCGTTCGCAAGCTCCTTTCTTACCTGCCTCAGGGCAACAAGTGCAAGCCTGTTCCTGCTGCAGAACAGCTGGAAGAAAAGGCTGACGAAAAGGGCATCAAGAAGCTCTTCAAGAAGTTCCTGAACAAGCAGGAAGCTACCTGCGAAACTGCAGAAGATAAGAGCGCAACTATCCAGGACATCGTTCCGGATAACTACAAGCAGGCTTACGACGTTAGCGCCGTGATTGCCGCTTTCGCTGACGCTGACAGCTTCTTCGAAGTCCAGAAGGACTGGGGCAAGAACGTTGTGATCGGTTTCGCTCGCCTGAACGGTGAAGTTATCGGTATCGTGGCTAACCAGCCCAAGGTTCTCGCTGGTTCTCTTGATGTTGACGGCTCCTCCAAGGCTGGCCGCTTCGTTCGCTTCTGCGACGCTTTCAACATTCCTCTGCTGGCTCTCGTAGACGTTCCGGGTTACATGCCTGGTAGCAAGCAGGAATACTCTGGCATTATCCGCCACGGTGCAAAGCTCCTGTACGCCTTTGCCGAAGCAACCGTTCCTAAGGTTACCCTCATTCTCCGTAAGGCCTTCGGTGGTGCTTACATCGCCATGAACTCCAAGGACGTGGGTGCAGACTATGTCTTCGCTCTGCCTATTGCTCAGGTGGCTGTGATGGGTGCAGAAGGTGCTGTTGAAATCATCAACAAGAAGGAAATCACTGCTGCTCCGGATCCGGTTGCCGCACGTGCCGCTTGCATCGCCAAGTACGAAGACGAATTGATGAACCCCTACGTTGCCGCTGCCATGGGCGTGGTTGACGAAGTCATCAAGCCGGAAGACGTACGTAAGCGCCTTGTGGGTGCCTTCGACGCTCTGAAGACTAAGGATCAGAAGCGTTTGTGGAAGAAGCACGCTAATATTCCGCTGTAA
- a CDS encoding PD-(D/E)XK nuclease family transposase, producing MIALGSRADFGVILNQDLPEQEIPELLRQSTFLSAKENTAFVRLFEDKEILMDFLNAVLRRNDEDAITEVEHMNRDLAVIYPSDDIVGVDVHAKTKKGEYIDVEMQRYGHTHFKDRVVLYGAVMAAEAHREELLSLQKRRRELSLAERYRMPKIYSIWICENATDGNKDYRDTWAIYRKSDLGNKDALPVSDVLNYIFIKLPKLEAAKDVPEREREWMDFINNCGSRDEIPSTAQGAIRDAYERLRIRRTPKEVLERQAFSMTTQYDIDCCIDDAINEGHAKGFEKGLAEGHAEGRAEGRAEGRAEGKDEARTEAVIKALKRGKLTLDEIAEDNDVSIDRVLEIQKNLFQQ from the coding sequence ATGATAGCATTGGGATCACGCGCCGACTTCGGCGTCATTTTGAACCAGGACCTTCCGGAACAGGAAATTCCGGAGCTGCTGCGTCAATCCACTTTCCTTTCCGCGAAGGAGAACACCGCCTTCGTCAGGCTTTTCGAGGACAAGGAAATCCTGATGGACTTCCTGAACGCAGTCCTCCGCCGCAACGACGAGGATGCCATTACAGAGGTTGAGCACATGAACCGCGACCTGGCGGTCATCTACCCCAGCGACGACATCGTCGGTGTCGATGTTCACGCCAAGACCAAGAAGGGCGAATACATCGACGTAGAGATGCAGAGATACGGTCACACTCACTTTAAGGATCGCGTCGTTCTGTACGGAGCCGTCATGGCCGCCGAGGCCCACCGCGAAGAACTTCTTTCCCTTCAGAAGCGCCGCCGCGAACTCTCCCTCGCAGAACGTTATCGCATGCCCAAGATATACAGCATCTGGATCTGCGAGAACGCCACCGACGGCAACAAGGACTACCGCGACACCTGGGCAATCTACCGCAAGAGCGACCTGGGAAACAAGGACGCCTTGCCCGTAAGCGATGTTTTGAACTATATTTTCATTAAGTTGCCGAAGCTGGAAGCCGCCAAGGACGTTCCCGAAAGGGAGCGGGAATGGATGGACTTCATCAACAACTGTGGCAGCCGCGACGAAATTCCCAGCACCGCCCAGGGCGCCATCCGCGACGCCTACGAGCGGTTGCGCATCCGTAGAACCCCCAAGGAAGTTCTAGAAAGGCAGGCTTTTTCCATGACTACTCAGTACGACATCGACTGTTGCATCGACGACGCCATCAACGAAGGGCATGCAAAAGGCTTTGAAAAGGGACTTGCCGAAGGACACGCAGAAGGTCGTGCTGAAGGTCGTGCTGAAGGCCGTGCTGAAGGTAAGGACGAAGCTCGGACCGAGGCGGTCATCAAGGCTTTAAAGCGAGGCAAGCTCACCCTGGATGAAATCGCAGAAGACAACGATGTTTCGATTGATCGGGTGCTGGAGATTCAGAAAAACTTATTCCAACAGTAA
- a CDS encoding fibrobacter succinogenes major paralogous domain-containing protein, with protein sequence MNINFFEMVAVKAGFVAFALAMGLVACGDDGSTNGPSNGHNDSSASFVESEDDLPNCTESRDGSVSFVDGTKEGFVCKDRKWLHYDMIVDVDENLPGCTGSREGLTAYLYEENRELKCVEGVWGAVGEAAGSSSSVFPSSSSSVIPGTAPESGSSVASSSSAKSSSSVASSSSAKSSSSVADKANCAYLNPNIDYGTMTDTRDGQVYKTVTIGTQTWMAENLNYDPGDVSSMGSYAWSGCYDNKSVNCTKYGRLYTWEVAMSDASCAYGNSCNPSGIVQGVCPSGWHLPSYDEWNTLFTYVGGTGIAGQKLKANTSLWTTYSGVTNDDSFGFAVLPAGYRGDNGYFYDEGYGARFWSSTEDDSDDASRWSFRYNYDGVNSYWSNKGSAFSVRCLRD encoded by the coding sequence ATGAACATAAATTTTTTTGAAATGGTTGCGGTTAAGGCCGGCTTTGTTGCCTTTGCTCTGGCCATGGGTCTTGTGGCCTGTGGCGATGATGGTTCTACAAATGGACCGTCTAATGGCCATAATGACTCGAGTGCTTCGTTCGTTGAGTCTGAAGATGATTTGCCTAACTGTACAGAAAGTAGGGATGGTTCTGTTAGCTTTGTTGACGGGACTAAGGAAGGCTTTGTTTGTAAGGACCGTAAGTGGCTTCATTACGATATGATTGTTGACGTTGATGAAAACTTGCCTGGCTGCACGGGGTCAAGAGAAGGCCTGACTGCCTACCTTTATGAAGAAAACCGCGAACTGAAATGTGTAGAAGGTGTCTGGGGGGCTGTTGGCGAAGCGGCTGGCTCGTCTTCTTCTGTCTTCCCGAGTTCTTCTTCAAGTGTCATCCCGGGCACCGCCCCGGAATCTGGCAGCTCCGTTGCATCGTCAAGTTCCGCGAAGTCCTCGTCGTCAGTTGCAAGTAGTTCCTCCGCAAAGAGTAGCAGCTCTGTTGCTGACAAGGCAAACTGTGCCTACTTGAATCCGAACATTGACTACGGCACCATGACCGACACTCGCGACGGCCAGGTGTACAAGACCGTCACCATCGGCACTCAGACCTGGATGGCTGAGAACCTGAACTACGACCCGGGCGATGTTTCCAGTATGGGTAGTTACGCATGGAGCGGCTGCTATGATAATAAAAGTGTAAACTGCACCAAGTACGGTCGCCTGTACACTTGGGAGGTCGCCATGAGTGACGCAAGCTGCGCTTATGGTAATAGTTGCAATCCTAGTGGCATAGTTCAAGGCGTTTGCCCAAGCGGCTGGCATTTGCCTAGCTACGATGAATGGAACACTCTGTTCACCTATGTGGGTGGGACTGGCATCGCCGGTCAGAAGCTGAAGGCCAACACCAGCCTTTGGACCACCTATAGTGGTGTGACTAATGACGATTCCTTTGGCTTCGCTGTTCTGCCGGCGGGCTACCGCGGCGACAATGGCTATTTCTACGACGAGGGCTACGGCGCGCGCTTCTGGAGTTCTACTGAGGACGATAGCGACGACGCGAGCCGTTGGAGCTTCCGCTACAACTACGACGGCGTGAACAGCTATTGGAGCAACAAGGGCAGCGCGTTCTCTGTTCGCTGTCTTCGGGACTAA